The Arthrobacter caoxuetaonis DNA window TGCAGGCTGCCATGATGCCGCCCTCGTGCTTGTTCATCACCGCGCGGTAGCGGGTGACGTGGCGCTGGGACAGGGATCCTTCGCGGGAGAGCGGGACGCCGGTGCCTTCTGCCAGTGCATTCCAGACCAGGCGGCGGGCCTTGGCCTTGCTGGCGACACCCTTTTCGTCCAGTGCATCGAAGGCGCGGTCCATGTAGGAGTCGACCGGGACGTTGCGGGTCTGCTCGACGGCTGCGAGGGTGTCGGCGAAGGAGCCGGACATATCTTCGTTGGAGGTGGCGTCCAGGGAACGTTCGACCGTGAAGGCGATGCGGAAGTTCTTGCCCGGCTTGTGCCGCGGGTCGTGCCAGTTGTCGAGGATGTCCTTCTCGATCGCGTTCTCCTCGGCCGTGGTGGGCATACGCTGCTCGCGGTTGATGATTTCCTGGCAGCGCTCCTCGAAAAGCCGGTACGCGACACGGTTCTCGTGACGGTAGAAGGTCTCCGTAGAGCTGCCGGCCACGTTGGAGGCCATGCCGGTCATGTACTTCTTCCAGTCCTTGATCTCCACATCCCGGGAGACGTTCTCGAACATGCGCACGAGGGCTTCCTGGGCAACGTCATCGACCTCGACCACGTTGGACTTGCGGTTCAGGCCGTAGCGGTCGGCCCAGTAACGGCTGGACTTGTACGCCTGCTGGAGGATCGTTTCGCTCGGTGCGAAGTTCTCCAGCGCGAGAGAAAGGGGTGACTCGGCATGGGCAGTTGCGGCGAACTGCCCGCCCGCGGGAACGCCCTGCGGGACCCGTGCGAAGTTGGTCTTACCGGCTGCCTTTGCTGTATCAGTGCTCATGCCCGTTCTGTGTGCGGCTGCTTCTCGAAATGCGCAGCCAAACGGCCAAATGAGACACGGATCACGGTCTGCTTTTGCGCGGGCCCTTCTCCAGGACATGGAAAACCCCCGCCGCAGAAGGCTGCAGCGGGGGTTTTCGGGTGGAACGGTGGGGCTATGCCGCGGCCTGTTCCTGCGGTGCTTCGGCGACCGTGGTTCCGGCAGCGGCTGCAGTCTTGCCTGCGAGGGCTCCCCCGGCGATGTTGCCCAGGAAGGCGGTCAGGTCCACCCCTGTCATTGCCTTCAGGGACGCCATGGCTTCGGTGCCCATGCGGGTGACCTGCTTGGTGGCGTCCGAGGCGCCGTCCGTGGAGATCACCGTGTAGTTGTCGATAGCTGCAACGGCGCGGGCATTGGCCGCCATGATTGAAGGCATATTCTCGGCCAGCACGTAGGCGATTGCCTCTCCGGTGTAACCGGTCAGTGCGTCGGCCTTGGCCTTCTCAGCTTCGGCGGTTGCGGTACCGATCGCCTTGATCGACTTGCCTTCCGCTTCGCCCTTCAGCTCGGTCGCCTTGGCTTCGGCGATGGCTTCGACCTGCATGGACTCGGCGCGGCCGGATGCTTCCAGGACCGTTGCTGCCTTCTCAGCCTCGGCCATGGTCCTCTTCTCATAGGCACGGCCTTCGGCGTCGGCCTTGGCTGCGTCACGCAGACCTTCAGCATGAACACGGGCAGCGTAGGCCGCGGCGTCGGCCGGCTTCTTTTCGCTGATGTCCAGCTGCTGCTCCTTCACGAGGGCTTCCTCGGCCAGGGCAACGCGCTGCAGACGTGCGATTTCGACGTCCTGCTGGGCCTTCGCCAAATCGTTGGCAGCGTCGGCGATGGCCTGCTGGGTGTCCTTCTCGGTCTGGAAGGCTGCCTTCTTCACTGCCAGGTCCTTGTCCAGGCGGGCGGTCTGCTCTTCCTGGGCTACGCGGGCTGCTTCCATGATCTGCTTCGCTTCGGAGGCGGCAACGGCTGCGATCTGGGCGGCGCGCTCAGTTTCGGGCTTGGAGAGGTTCTCCCAGTACTTCTGGTCGTTGGTCTTGATGTCCTTGATGTTCAGGATGTCGACCTGGATACCCTGCTCGGCCAGCTCCGCCTTGGCGGTATTCAGGACCGCGTCCATGAACTTGGCCCGGTCCGAGTTGATCTCCTGGACGGTCATCGAGCCGATGATCGAGCGCAGGGAGCCTTCCAGGGAGTTCTGAATGGAGGTCTCCAGCTGCTGGTCCGTGTGGGTCAGGAACCGCTGGGCCGACTTGCGGATGTCGGCTTCGGAGTCGGCCAGCTTGAAGTTCAGCGATGCCAGGACGGAGACGTTGATGAAGTTCTTGTCCGGGCCGGTGACGGTCAGTTCCACCTGGCGCTGCTTCAGGGACAGGCGGAAGTCCTGCTGGACGACCGGCAGGACGAGGACCTTGCCGGCGAACGCGATGGTGTCGTTGGAGGAGTCGCGGACGCCGTCGGCGCCGGACTTGGTGGAACCCATCTTCACAATGACCAGGACCTCATCCGGGGCGACTGTGCGCAGGCGGGAGGCCGCATAGCCAAGGATGGCGATGAAGACGATGGCGATGGCTACGAGTGCGAACACTG harbors:
- a CDS encoding SPFH domain-containing protein → MFALVAIAIVFIAILGYAASRLRTVAPDEVLVIVKMGSTKSGADGVRDSSNDTIAFAGKVLVLPVVQQDFRLSLKQRQVELTVTGPDKNFINVSVLASLNFKLADSEADIRKSAQRFLTHTDQQLETSIQNSLEGSLRSIIGSMTVQEINSDRAKFMDAVLNTAKAELAEQGIQVDILNIKDIKTNDQKYWENLSKPETERAAQIAAVAASEAKQIMEAARVAQEEQTARLDKDLAVKKAAFQTEKDTQQAIADAANDLAKAQQDVEIARLQRVALAEEALVKEQQLDISEKKPADAAAYAARVHAEGLRDAAKADAEGRAYEKRTMAEAEKAATVLEASGRAESMQVEAIAEAKATELKGEAEGKSIKAIGTATAEAEKAKADALTGYTGEAIAYVLAENMPSIMAANARAVAAIDNYTVISTDGASDATKQVTRMGTEAMASLKAMTGVDLTAFLGNIAGGALAGKTAAAAGTTVAEAPQEQAAA